The Marinobacter szutsaonensis sequence GGATGAGGGTTCCCGTACAGAAGCCTTTGATATGGTCCGGGACCAGTACAATGAGTTTCTGATGGACGAACAGACCGAAGGTGATGAGTTCCTTCTGGTGCTGTCCCTGTCCGAAGAGGAAGTCAAGAATATCCAGGAGTATGCCCTCGAGCAGAACCTGACCACGATCCGCAACCGGGTGAACGAGCTGGGTGTCGCGGAGCCGCTGGTCCAGCGTCAGGGCACTGATCGCATTATCGTCGAATTGCCCGGTGTGCAGGATACTGCCCAGGCCAAGCGGGTTCTCGGTGCTACAGCCAACCTGGAATTCCGCATGGAAGCCAGGCAGGATGCGCCGGCCAGCGAAACCGAGCAGTACAGTTTCCGGGACAACCCCCAGCGTACGGCCCGGCTTGAGCGCGATGTCATCGCCACCGGTAACAATGTGGCCAATGCCCAGCAGGCGTTCGACGAGAACGGCCAGCCTCAGGTCAACATCACCATGGACTCCGTGGGCGGTGACCTGATGAACCGGGCAACCCGTAATGCCATTGGCCGCCGGATGGCCGTGCTGTTCATCGAATACCGGACCGAGACTGAAAGCCAGATGGTGGACGGTGAGCCCACCATGGTCGAGAAGCGGGTTGTGGAGAAGGGAATCATCAGCCTGGCAACCGTCCAGTCTGCCCTTGGTAGCAGCTTCCGGATTACCGGCCTCGATTCCATTCCGGAAGCAGCCGAGCTTGCACTGTTGTTGCGTGCCGGTGCCCTGGCGGCTCCCATGTATTTTGTGCAGGAGCGGACCATCGGGCCAAGCCTTGGTCAGAAGAACATCGATGCCGGCGTGATGTCGGTGGCACTCGGCTTCGGTCTGGTGTTGCTGTACATGATTGTGTATTACCGCGGGTTCGGTCTGATTGCCAACGTTTCGCTGACTCTCAACCTGATGTTGCTGATTGCCTGCATGTCCATCCTTTCCGCGACACTCACGCTGCCGGGTATTGCCGGTATCGTTTTGACCGTTGGTATGGCGGTGGATGCGAATGTGCTGATCTTCGAGCGAATACGTGAAGAGCTGAAGGCCGGGGTGGCGCCGCAACTGGCCATCAATGCCGGTTATTCGCGGGCTTTCGTCTCGATCTTTGATGCCAACATCACCACACTGCTGGTCGCGGTGATCCTGTTCGCCATGGGCTCCGGCCCGGTCAAGGGCTTCGCCGTCACCCTGTGCATCGGTATTCTCACCTCGATGTTCTCCGGGCTGATGGTCAGTCGCAGCATCGTGAACCTTGTGTATGGCCGTCGGAAGATCGAAAAGCTGTCGATTGGAGGGAAGCTGGCAAATGTCTGAGCTGGAGAAGAAACCGTTTGATTTTATGGGGTTCCGGAAGGCTGCTTCCGTCCTCTCCATTGCGCTGATTATTGCCTCGATTGCCTTGCTGGCGGTTCGTGGCCTGAACCTGGGCATGGATTTTACCGGGGGCACGTCGGTCGAGTTCGAATATACCGAAGCGCCGTCCCTGGACAACATCCGTGGCCAGCTGGATGAGGCCGGCTTTGACAATTTCGTGGTCCAGAACTTCGGTTCCGATACCACGATCCTGATCCGTCTGGCGGAAGCAGGTAATGATGAGCTTGCCGTCGAGGTCGCTGATGCCCTTCAGAAGGGTGGTGCGGAGTTCGAGCTGATCAGCTCCGAGTTCATCGGCTCCCAGGTGGGTG is a genomic window containing:
- the secD gene encoding protein translocase subunit SecD gives rise to the protein MLNKYPLWKNLVILVALVIGFIYALPNLFPDDYAIQITGARSSTEVNERVLERAVQSLEAEGITVKSSSLQDRDALIRLTSSDDQLKARPTVQQALGNEYLVALNMAASTPDWLKAVGAGPMKLGLDLRGGVHFLLEVDMDTALQQRLEAMSSQIKRELREERVRYRGGDVDAGDRQIVLSFRDEGSRTEAFDMVRDQYNEFLMDEQTEGDEFLLVLSLSEEEVKNIQEYALEQNLTTIRNRVNELGVAEPLVQRQGTDRIIVELPGVQDTAQAKRVLGATANLEFRMEARQDAPASETEQYSFRDNPQRTARLERDVIATGNNVANAQQAFDENGQPQVNITMDSVGGDLMNRATRNAIGRRMAVLFIEYRTETESQMVDGEPTMVEKRVVEKGIISLATVQSALGSSFRITGLDSIPEAAELALLLRAGALAAPMYFVQERTIGPSLGQKNIDAGVMSVALGFGLVLLYMIVYYRGFGLIANVSLTLNLMLLIACMSILSATLTLPGIAGIVLTVGMAVDANVLIFERIREELKAGVAPQLAINAGYSRAFVSIFDANITTLLVAVILFAMGSGPVKGFAVTLCIGILTSMFSGLMVSRSIVNLVYGRRKIEKLSIGGKLANV